From a single Leptidea sinapis chromosome 1, ilLepSina1.1, whole genome shotgun sequence genomic region:
- the LOC126964436 gene encoding uncharacterized protein LOC126964436, translating into MNRNSGESSASPTRWCFLLLSFIIGLCAAGPLGPLPNVTSVDLGLKENSCALGDVVYMSGDEFPGASACEKCKCSGGNVACEKQICEPRPGCKAVHRPDHCCPTYQCECEQEGRVYGNGEKLIDPQDPCRVCYCQGGEVVCRRIACFVRDDCQPRLVAGRCCPEYDNCPLRGVTTLQGITTPTYTTTTTEISMSLVPVAEPAKPEITIKEITPVSEIPFKTDVKVKEIIPSSMDMSEYTSSKSQVIPREAAVDGSSTFNDLPKHETPLTEVSLDTKLSTESFDFKDSNNTSPAKINLSTQDLSDSALIPSKIPTMAIFLGSPAEPAILNPQTTKSPIIEEEDPSLFDHNPAFPPIPDDLSVIGNHEDEILPELNVENEHTYVHATSVASHHKISTESPIIIESTSAGLLVSSELFNSDNSSEGAFKTTTTNTDFSDSTTLKENSMLNLRSVLPTEILNLPSLIPDDDSTIENDGTTEVQVTNTYVDTIITTTHQTAIQLSDMITKNPINLNIGEVSATTDRISLSSENTFSTIARNRMATNIEITSEKHPSSLLIETSDQNPHDVVEKILDETFTSSTSDPYKAEQTSETVTQSKALPEPNISLENVETTEFIISPYGSQESVTDNVELIKMIPDTEKKSPLLDTPKSRKDDLLINDLIKLVGDVASISNRTDATESEHGSIPTTISDSEELIPVNAGYKSKNNNNWNLNSITEVPFKTKTSQNKQKIIEIEDDGVDGITDFPPPHDKIEPTTKEPIIDNVSDPQNKTKSKDRKDFEIITKSYVPTINRKPTKVVMEKSDDKISSEVTTGIQDNPSSTPGMDDPITSLSEFTTQDGFSSTEVVTEVGSLENLGIIE; encoded by the exons GTCCACTGGGGCCATTGCCGAACGTAACGAGTGTGGATTTGGGTCTAAAAGAAA ATAGCTGTGCTCTGGGTGATGTGGTGTACATGTCTGGGGACGAGTTTCCAGGAGCGAGTGCATGCGAGAAGTGCAAGTGTTCTGGTGGCAATGTGGCGTGTGAGAAGCAGATCTGTGAGCCCAGGCCTGGCTGCAAGGCAGTCCACCGACCAGACCACTGCTGCCCTACATACCAATGCG AGTGCGAGCAAGAAGGTCGAGTATACGGTAATGGGGAGAAGCTAATAGACCCCCAGGATCCTTGCCGGGTCTGCTACTGTCAGGGCGGGGAAGTAGTCTGCAGACGTATTGCATGCTTTGTGCGTGACGATTGTCAGCCCCGACTTGTTGCAGGCCGTTGCTGTCCGGAATATGACAACTGTCCATTACGAG gAGTAACGACGCTTCAAGGTATAACTACACCAACATACACTACTACAACTACTGAAATTAGCATGAGTCTTGTACCAGTTGCAGAGCCAGCTAAACCAGAAATTACAATCAAAGAAATTACACCAGTCTCAGAAATCCCATTTAAAACTGACGTCAAAGTAAAAGAAATCATACCGTCATCCATGGATATGTCTGAATATACGTCATCCAAGTCCCAAGTTATTCCACGCGAAGCTGCAGTGGATGGTAGTTCGACATTCAATGATTTACCAAAGCATGAAACTCCTCTCACGGAAGTCTCATTAGACACCAAGTTATCTACAGAAAGTTTTGATTTTAAGGATAGCAATAACACATCACCTGcgaaaattaatttatcaacTCAAGATTTAAGTGATAGTGCATTGATTCCTTCTAAAATACCAACTATGGCTATATTCTTGGGTTCACCGGCTGAACCGGCAATTTTAAATCCCCAAACAACTAAGTCTCCAATAATTGAAGAGGAAGACCCTTCTTTGTTTGATCACAATCCAGCTTTTCCACCCATACCCGATGATCTCTCTGTTATTGGCAATCACGAAGATGAAATTTTACCAGAACTAAATGTAGAAAATGAACATACATATGTACATGCTACTAGCGTAGCATCACATCATAAGATATCAACAGAATCCCCAATAATTATAGAATCGACTAGTGCGGGCTTGTTGGTTTCAAGtgaattatttaattccgaTAATTCGTCTGAAGGCGCTTTTAAGACCACTACGACAAATACCGATTTTTCGGATTCAACCACTTTGAAAGAAAATTCAATGTTAAATTTAAGGTCAGTTTTACCAACTGAAATCTTAAATTTGCCATCTTTAATACCAGATGACGACTCAACTATTGAAAACGACGGCACGACTGAAGTGCAAGTTACAAATACTTATGTGGATACTATAATTACAACCACACACCAAACTGCAATCCAATTAAGTGATATGATTACGAAAAATCCCATTAATCTTAATATTGGTGAAGTTTCAGCAACGACAGATAGAATATCACTGTCATCAGAAAATACTTTCTCTACGATTGCAAGAAATCGGATGGCAACAAATATAGAAATAACATCAGAAAAGCATCCGAGTTCATTATTAATAGAAACAAGTGATCAAAATCCTCATGATGTAGTTGAAAAGATTTTAGATGAAACCTTCACATCGTCTACTTCTGACCCTTATAAAGCGGAGCAGACTTCTGAAACAGTTACACAATCCAAAGCTTTGCCTGAACCTAATATTTCCCTGGAAAATGTGGAAACAACTGAGTTTATTATCTCGCCTTATGGATCACAAGAAAGTGTGACTGATAATGTTGAGTTAATTAAAATGATACCTGACACCGAAAAAAAATCTCCTTTACTAGATACCCCTAAAAGCAGAAAAGATGATTTACTAATTAATGATCTAATTAAATTAGTAGGTGATGTAGCATCTATCAGTAACCGCACTGATGCCACAGAAAGTGAACATGGATCTATTCCTACAACTATTTCTGATTCAGAAGAGCTAATTCCAGTTAATGCTGGttataaaagtaagaataacaataattggaATTTAAACTCGATAACTGAAGTACCATTTAAGACAAAGACCtctcaaaataaacaaaaaattattgagATAGAAGACGATGGTGTGGATGGCATTACCGATTTTCCCCCTCCACATGACAAAATCGAGCCCACAACCAAAGAGCCGATTATTGACAATGTTTCTGATCCTCAAAACAAGACAAAAAGTAAAGACAGGAAAGACTTTGAAATTATAACTAAATCTTACGTTCCAACTATAAATAGAAAACCCACAAAAGTTGTTATGGAAAAGAGCGATGATAAGATATCTTCTGAAGTAACTACCGGAATCCAAGACAATCCTTCTTCCACGCCTGGAATGGATGATCCTATTACATCACTGTCTGAATTCACAACACAAGATGGTTTCTCATCAACGGAAGTAGTCACGGAAGTAGGGTCACTAGAAAATTTAGGCATCATTGAGTGA